A section of the Ictalurus punctatus breed USDA103 chromosome 8, Coco_2.0, whole genome shotgun sequence genome encodes:
- the nanos1 gene encoding nanos homolog 1 → MDFLNHSYLSARTSYDYTFNFWNDYLGLSTLVTQSSKRGPGGGASPNSITESLKATLGLDDSAPCPCAAHLDYCCCSSSCCSSSSSCGCCCPPASPPPPSLLELKERFSALGPFRSHGAGIVGHERDAGFGGGGGGGGSGGGSFAAFELFGADRKVRKTAAARAKQEPKICVFCRNNGAPEEVYGSHVLKAPDGRVVCPILRAYTCPLCSANGDNAHTIKYCPLSKEQPAPRALKGGRAVGGKRVKIF, encoded by the coding sequence ATGGATTTTTTAAACCACAGCTACTTAAGCGCGCGCACGTCCTACGACTACACGTTCAACTTCTGGAACGACTATCTTGGCCTGTCCACGCTGGTGACGCAGAGCAGCAAGCGCGGTCCCGGCGGCGGAGCGAGCCCCAACTCCATCACGGAGTCTCTGAAAGCCACACTGGGCCTGGATGACTCTGCGCCGTGCCCGTGCGCTGCGCACTTGGactactgctgctgctcttCCTCGTgctgctcctcttcctcatcgTGCGGCTGCTGCTGCCCTCCCGCAAGCCCGCCGCCGCCTTCCTTGCTTGAGCTCAAGGAGCGCTTCTCGGCGCTCGGGCCGTTCCGTAGCCACGGCGCAGGGATTGTAGGGCATGAGCGCGATGCGGgctttggaggaggaggaggtggaggagggagCGGAGGTGGAAGTTTCGCGGCTTTCGAGCTGTTCGGCGCGGATAGGAAGGTGCGCAAGACGGCGGCGGCGCGCGCCAAGCAGGAGCCCAAGATCTGCGTGTTCTGTCGGAATAACGGCGCGCCTGAAGAGGTATACGGCTCGCACGTGCTGAAGGCGCCCGACGGCCGTGTGGTATGCCCGATCCTGCGCGCATACACGTGCCCACTGTGCAGCGCCAACGGCGACAACGCACATACCATCAAGTACTGTCCGCTCTCCAAGGAGCAGCCCGCGCCCCGAGCGCTCAAAGGAGGCCGGGCTGTGGGCGGTAAGCGCGTCAAAATcttctaa